From the Anopheles merus strain MAF chromosome 2L, AmerM5.1, whole genome shotgun sequence genome, the window GGACATGCCGATGATGGTGCGCTTGATCGCGTCCACCGTAAAGTAGTGCCGGGAGGTATCGAGCATAAGGCCACGGTAGCTGCGGGAGAGAAATGGAGCTTACCATATGACACCAAAAGAGATTTCAAGGTTTTTGAGGACTCACTTAAATTTTGGCACATCTTCAATGGACGCCTTGTTGAGGACCTTCAGCGTACGCTCCTCGTCATCGAACCAGATCAGCTGCTGCAGCGTGGTAAGTCCATGCTTTGCGCCAAAGAACGTGTTGGCAGTTATTTTTACGATCAACACACGTGCAGAGTCTGTGAAAAAAGGACGGAATAGGTTGAAACTACGAACTTTTAGGACATCATCCACTCGTCTATCACTTACGCGTCACCGTCATGTTGTAGCTCTCGTCCGTGTGCAGCGTCAGGTGCGTATCGCCCGACTTCTCCACGTGCACGTTCACCTCGAACGCGTCCACATCGTACCGCTTGTCGCTGACCAGCTTGAAGAAGTGAATCTTCCCCACGCCGGACGTTTCCGACCCTCCGGCACTTCTCCCAACCGTGGCCGCATCGTTCACCTCCGTAGCGAGCGACCGTTCCTCCGCCCGGGGCAGCTGCTGCACCCCAGCCGGGACGGACGCCGCCGGTACCGCACCCTCGATCTCTTCCAGCGTCGCGCCGTGCGTAACCATCGCGGCACGAACCTCGGCCCGCAGCACATCGTACGCGTCGTGCAGCAGCTTATCGACCGGCTCGAACTTGGTCACGATTTTCACGTGCATGTCCGACAGCCGAAAGCGGGACGTTTTGCTACCGATCGTGGTGGCACCGGTCGGCTGCGGCCAAATATTGATCGGCCCACAGGTCATTGTACAGGTTAGGTAGGGGATACGCTTGCCGggtgagctgctgctgcccgtgtTTGCGCTCCCGGCACCGGCTGGCGCTTGTCCTccgtgctgctgcggctgctggtgCGCGTTGTTCGTGTCAAAGTCCTCCTCCACCCCATCCACGAAATGGTGCCGCACGCACCGATTGTTGACACACCGGTACGTCCACAGCCGCTCGATGGGACTGTGCAAACGAAAAGGGAAAGTAATTTAATAAGTAATTCGATCAATAAATATAGGTATTTGGGTTAGTGTCGTAGCCCATCGTTGGAGCGTTGGAGTGTGTGAGAATATTATAATATCttcccgcccccccccccccccccccctgtctACAATGTGCTCAAACCACTTTACTCAAGCATGCAAAGCAAATATGTATCCATTTCCATACCGAACCAGACCAATTTTATGGTCTTAAGCAAAGTAAACCCCTCATCCATCTCTTGTGGAGTTTCCAACGGACCACaccaagcagaaaaaaaaaccgccatTCGGAAGCTAATTGTGCTTTATGCTTCCATTTCCGCTCATTAGTATGGTTTTATCGTCGCAGGCAAAATCGTTAACGGGCAGCCTCGTGACGGACTGGCTCGGTCCGAGACATTTACACGGATCATAAACTGTCGTGCCGAAACGTTGATTATCTGGTTGGCAGTAGAAGTGGGACCCCCACGTTTGTCGATGAGAAGGTATGCTACCGGGTAGCCGCTTCCTGCCCACATCATTGTAGAGCGAGAAGACACAGCCAAAAAGGGGAGTTGCGTCCCCCACGCATAACGAGAAAGGCGTGGTTGGTGCTTCATTCGCTGCCGCAAAATGGAAGTAATTCTTCAAACCAAATGCTACAATAAATTCGATTACACCACACTCCAACAATTGTAATTTACTTTTGTTGGTCCTTTTTTTCTTGGCTTGCATTAATAATTCTTTTTATGCGCAGGAAACGAAACAACTTACTTTACGGGGATGGCACTGTCCCGGACGCTATCGCCAGCGCTCATCGGACCGCCGTCCAGGCTGCCATCGACGATGTGCGTGTTGTAGATGCCCATCGCCATCGTGCTGGAGGGTTTGGTCGACTCGGAACTGTCATTCcagtacagcagcagcaggaagctTGCCAGCGCACAGACGGACACTACCACGATCGCCTTCTTGAGGGCGGACCTCGTGAGGGCAATCTTTTTGAACATGTTTTTCAGCACCGTGACACGGATGTTGCGCGACTGTGTGGATGCTATCGAGGAGCGctggaagaaaggaaaaaagggaataattgtttatttataagGACACTACAGCGCAACCAAACCTAAACTACACTAAATGGGGGAAACAACATTAATTTTCCATATCTATTAGTTATCCAAAATTCGAATCTAAATCGGTACCAAAAAGTTGCGTCAACTGAATTATCAAATAGTCAAATTGTTCACCCTCACAGCCTCACCGAGCAATCAATCAAAAACTGACACCGACATAAAAGGCAAGAAGAAATGTGTCAATCTGGAAATTCGGCATGATAAATCCATCCGGACTCTCAGGACTCACAGCAGCAGTTTGACCACACTTTTACCACATACGTCTATAAACCCGAAATGGATGGGATTTTGTGGGGTGTGATGGTGGTTTCCACCAGGCTGCTaggaattaattaaattaggaCATCTCTCAGGTGAACTTTCGGGTGCGTAGTTGCGGCATTGTGTCACCTTTTGGAAATAACAGAGTGGTCTGATCTGATTTGAATGGATTGGTGGACGAATTCTGATGTCACTTGGAAGTGTCGTACTGGTGAGAGAGAAGTCATTCGAATTTCGTTTATGAATGAATATAtattattacagggttttccaggtgTTCTCTTAGTTGTGGAACACTTCCTTGATCTTATGGGACCAAAACcaaagtgaacttcatatgatgaaAATTGGACTCAACGGCACCCTTCTTGGACAGGCGCCCTGGAAATtcctatagagtccaattacattaagttcatttcacgtaagaaggagtcaataaagtgtcccacagctatgagaactcctggaaaaccctgtaatacatTTCGGCATTTATAAATGACTTAGATTAAAAGTCAAAACGAGCTTCATGGTTGAATGAAATATAAAAGACGATCCAAATTAAATTAACCCAAATTGTACAGACTTGAAGCAGATGTCTTCTAGCAGAAACTATTCCCTTTCCTTCATAACTAACTATAACCATCACAGGAGTGTCACAGTCACAGAGAACTTTCCGCTAAGAGGAATGACTTATGTCACATTAGCAGGCCCGCAAAGCTTCACTGTCTTCCATCTTTGTTCCATCTTCCATTCGAGTTAACACATCCAGGTGTGTGATAATCCGACACATTCTGCCAGTGAACTGGCAAAGAACACACACGCCCGCGGAGTGGAGTGAGAGTCTATGGAAAGTTTTCTGATTATGCCCGTAAGAACTAATCAAGACTAAATTGGCGGCAAAAATGTGAATCCAACCAGTAGTCGAAGGGCAGCCGTAGGCAAAGTTCCAATAAGCTCAAGGACGTTTGCGACATGCAGACAGAGACAACGCGAGAACAAGACGCGTCTCCGGGAAGTAGGTCCTTCACGGGTGCATTCACACTAACTAACATGGGTGAGTGATTATTATTAGCCAGACAAAGAAATAAACCCACTAATGAGAAAAGTCTTGCCGGAGGAGTAGGGGCAGATGATGGCATGTAAAGGTAGTGCCTGGGATTGATATATGtgatgctgttttgtttttggttgaaaGGGCTTTGTTTTGTACCTCTAGTCGGGCATGAATAGATGCGTTTTAGAGCAACATTAGAATAGGACAAGGTTTGTATGGGACCAACCATGCAAAATTCAACCGTTGTGgtgtccatttttttaaagattccACTATTACAAGCTCCATCGCAGAAAACTACCAGCTGTTAGGTGAACCAACAAATGAAGGTAAGAGTTACAGTGCACAGTAAACCGATACGCGAAGCGCACAATAACCGGACAATtgaaagccttctgcaaatggGCCGGGAAGTAACGAACCCCCTCTAGCCCAGCTTGTCTGGTAATGGACGGTCATCGCGTAGTACAGCATCAGCGAAACTTTCACCTTCGCTTCTGCTGTTTCCCCCAAATTGAAGGGTTCACGTACAAGACTCTCCACGAAACAGACCaaacaacgaacaaaaaaaagctccccaAAAGGCACAGGTAAGGCAATGTGACATTAGAGGGCAAAGATTTTTTGGCGAAAGTGATCCCATCGTCGGTTGCTGAACCCCACGGCCCCGGGAGGCTGGTAATTAaatttacttcaaatgaatcGCGAACCGCCCCAAAAACGGTGTCCATCGGACGTCGGTTTTCGTCGCTAACGACGGGCGAAAGTGTGGCTTAAGTGTAGCTTTGTCGAGCAGTGAGTGAGGGAGCGTCGTGGagagtgagttttttttttcttgtcatGCCGGAAGCTACTCGTACGGAACTACACAGCTTCCCAAAGTGTGGCGCAGGTCCACGCAAAACGTTACGTAAAATCACTGAGAGGGACTGTTTTCTAACCAGTTTGGGAGGTGACTGACGCACTGAACACCAGTTGGGCACGGCTTTAAAATGAacttaaagaagaaaaaagaaggcaaCGGAAAGCTTTTTTGGGAGTGATTGAAAGGGAACTGGGCCTACTTTACAACTTTATTACTTTGCCGCTGcattggtgtgtttgtggtagTGTGTTTTGATACATTTTCATGATCGCTAATAAAGATCTCTTTTTTAGGTTCGGACGGTTTGCTTACCCTACTGTTGTAGTCATGAGAGAGCAACATGTTTTAACTGTACGCAACCATGGATTTACAGTACCTGCAAAGAGAAGAATGGAAAGAATAGGTTTATAAAATAGCTCAATTGCAGACAAAATACTAAGAAATGTGTTTACTTTATTTGATTATAATGAAAAAATGCTCCTAACTAGTATACATTCAACTTTAAGCGACAACTTAAGCACGTATGCATTTAGTTAAAGCTCTAATCCTATTCTACAACCGAGCTTTTTACGGCATTCGCTTCATTTACCAACAGGAAGACAACATATAAGACAGAGGAAATTTGCATCCTAAAGAAAGGTTGATCTATACATAGCAcacaaaaacccacacacagacactacTACACCTGCTCTCACAGCTGGAAAACTGCATTTGCGAATATTCTTCCCGTGCTTCAACTTCCTTTCTCCTTCCTTCCACAACTGGCAAACCAAAACCAGCCCGGACGAGCGAGCTTGCTATTCAGGATGTAGTAGCGTTTGGTACTGGGGTGTTTGGGAGGGCGAGAGACCTTGCTCAGCAAAAGAATACCGCCACAAGCAGATCTTTGCCGTGTCACACAGGCCCGGTGAAATGAATTGCGAAATTTCAATCTATCTGAAATAATTGAATTGGAATTAGGTAGCACAGTCGTAGCCGTcgtagtagtggtggtagtggcaGTAGCAAACTAGTCCACACCGTAAGTCACTCCCGTACTAGCGCGCGCCACACTACTGAAGGTTGTACttgaaataaaacatcaacTAGAACAACACACCGAAAAAAACATAGAGCAATATTCGCTTCCAGTTTTTGTTATTGCTGGTTGTGAAATGTAGAAATCCTACGAAACGCTCCTCCCACACAGATGCGTCCCTCCCGACGGGTCTGACAAAAGCAGAACGACGTCTCGTCGTTATTAACCGAACCAAACCTCCCATCCAACGGGGGAAGAGGGAAAAAGCTCGTTATATCTTTGGCCCAAACCCGACCGACCGAAATTTAAACCGAAATCCCGTAGCATAGGAAACGGTACAAACAGTACCAAAAGGATGGAACGGCATGCGGGAACGGCCGACCTCAACAACGCGCGACTACAGGCGCGCGCTTACGTATAGTAACGAACCACGAACTCACTCTTCTGGCTCGCGCTACATTCTCAATGACCGCGAAATATTGCGCTCTGCGTGATTCATCTGGGTGGGGATTATTTTTACCATACGGATCTCCCCTCGGATGTTCGCATTCTGCGCGGAAATCCCATCGGTACTGCTGGGCTGCGTTCTGATCTTGATGATACTGATGATGAAGTTGCGGATTTTTGGAGTCGGAGAGAACGGGGACAAAATTGATGACGTAGAGCGTTGTCTCCTTGCGGCTGGGTGTAAAGGGCGTTCCAAATGTCAAGCATTGGAAGATATCAGCGTTTCTTGCTGCTTTACCTTTGATAACGTGGAAGGAGTATTTTCGGTTGTTGCGTCTATTTTAAGACATCTTCTGGATAGTACACTACGCAAAGGATATTTTGATACTGTCATTAAAACAATTATTAAACATAATTGCTAATGAATGGAATGGAGCAACGCAGGAGGAGAAACCGAAACGATTTGCAGGGGTTAAGTTGTCGTGCGTAATTTCGTAACATGTGCGACCAGATATTCAGGCAAAGGGCAAAGGCCTCAACTGTATCCTTTCAGGCGAAGCGCGGGATCTTGTGGGTTGTCAAAATAAGGCTGAATGCTGGATCGGTTGGAGCTAATTACATTGTACACAAATCATAGACGTTGACCCGAAATAAGGCAAGTCCTTTCTTGAATGCGCTAGAGGTGAAGGATTGTTGTGTCATTAGCTTTCACTGTCGTGAATATCGACAGAGAAACTATAGGAAAGCTGTTAACTTTTTGAAGAACGATCTCTACCTGATGTAAAAGGATCTTCAGGAATAATATCTACAGTAataggggcggtcccgtggtacagtcgtcaactcgaacgaatcaataacatgcccgtcatgggttcaagcctagaatggaacgtgtccccgtagcaaggattgactttcccgctgcgtggtaatgaattaagtctcgaaagcctgtataggccggcatgtcctcgtgggacgttacgccaaatagaagaagatctATAGAGTAATCTGTATCTACGTCAGTAACTTACTGATTactatttcaaaaataaaacgctGAACTTCAGCGCATCTGAACCCTCGAAGCAGATACCGATGATTTTGAATAGAAATATCCCAATTCTGAATCCATGATGCTAAAACTGTGCGTCACGCCCATCCCGCATCCTGTAACCGAGACGACAGTGTATTTTAAAATGCTCATAACATTCGCATCGACTGCCAATATCGAACGTACCATTGGCCCATCCTATACAGCATATGGGAGTCAATGATACGATGATCTCACCACACAAGGTCCTCctctagcacacacacacacaaaggaagGCCGCAATAAAACCGCAAATGATTTGGCGCAAACTGACGCATAAAACGTGTCCAAAACTGTGTGGCCCATCCACcccgggaggggggggggggggggcgtatCGTATCGTGACCGAAGCTCCGAAGCTCATCTAATTAAGAAGGAAGTGAACggaccggcagcagcagcagcagcaggaaccgGGACGCCATTACGTAAGTTATCGTTACCACAAAACTTATCGGAAATGAAAGGTCGTGTGGGGTACGAGAAAAGGaaggggtggaggggggggaTTTCGAGGGAGGGAGGAGGGTGTATTTTTAACGCAACCAATCAATATTGTTTACCAGCCACACAGGGGTAGGTAAGTAAAAGGGCACCGCCACCGGTAGCGGCCCATGCAGTTATTTCGGTTTTCCACTTATTTAATCACTAGCGGTGGTATACTTCGCTTCCGTTATTCAAATAGCAGGGAGAGAAAGGAACAGGGAACAGCAAAGCGGTAGCGGAAGTGGTTGACATTTAGATGGttttgttagttttatttatttacggcTGTACGTTGCTGTAGCGAAAGCTGTTCCTTACTTtatttgctgcttttttgcattatttgcatttttttttgtgaaagagCTGTTAGTTACTAACTATTTAATAACTTTATTTTCAACACAAATTGTTGCGGGGAAATAGTTTTCCTTACCACAAAACACTCAATCATCGTTCActtctctttccttctctccctctctcttacTGACGCTCACTTGCACGCACTCGAAACTGTTCCGTACACGCACCGGGCAACCACCACGTGCTCTACGCCAATGCACGCGGCAAGATGATGGGCAAAAAATCACACCAAACTAACCGAACCGATACCGAGCGGCCAACTAAAGAAAGCGTCGCCCGACAGCATCGACATCGGCTCGAGCACCCGGGGCACGAGCATAACACCCTAACCCGATCCCTCTgctgttctgctgctgctgctgctgctgcatgacTTCCCTCTTATGAGTCCCGCTCTTTCCCACACCCTAACTACCCTTAACAACCCgcaaacacagccacacacccacaaaaaGGTGGTAAATAGTTTGCAGCCCAGCGCCACCCACCCGCACGCGGTGTCATTATGTTCGCCTGGCGCATTTAGCTTTCTTTGTAAGCGCAAAGGAACGACCCAATATGAGCAGAGGGAAAAATTAGGCGCACACGGTAACCGGTAACCAGGCCAAAGGTTGAAGAACCAGGGAAAAGAACAACCAATAGATACAGGTGCAGCAGTAAAGCTTCTTCGAAGtgagatagaaagagatggaGCGAGAGGGAACAAGAGGACTATGAAACGGAAGTGAAGAGCAGTACACAAATCACGGGACACGGTGGAAAAAGCTACGCGGCATGGTCCATGGGTGGATAAGCGGGTGAAAAGCTCTACCTTTCCGATGCCTTCAGGCGCAAACCTTCTCATTCATTCGGCACCGGTCGATTCTTCCAAACTACACTTACACGTTTTTGTCTATGCAGGGATGAGGGTTATTCGCTCGTTTCTTTTGTGGCAAGTTCTTGGCTCAGCTTAGTACCAAGTTTCGAAATATTGAACGGCAAATGAGGGGGAGGGTAAGTCTATTCAACACTTTATTATTTGTGTACCTTGCTGACTTTTAAATTCTTGCGAAGGTCACGAAAAGGTAGTGAATGGTAGAAATGTTAATGTGGTAATTattgtaaaagaaaaatgcatttgAATGTTATTAATAAACATCAGTTATTCATTATATACTAAAATACATTTAACACGTTTATCAAAGCTTCCAGCGGATGGTACAaccaaatacaaaaaaagaaaataaatataaacaagaacaagaacaaatataaaaaagaaactgaTAAGCTCGGATGAAAATATATAACAATAAACtatacaaaacaataaaaagaacAATGATTTAAAGCATAGCATGACAAGTAGACACTttataaaacaaatgaaaaacaagaaaaacaagagCAATACACAAACATCAGACAAGAGCtaaataagagaaaaataaaaaaaatgaattaaaaagtTGATGTTGTGTATAAAAAACctataaaatgaataaaaagatTCAATTAACATACAAAACAGAGGAGATAAAATCAAAAAGATACACAAAATTATATGCAATagtgacaaaaacaaaggaacAATAATTAATAGAACGATTGAGAAGAACGATTATAGAACGTAAGTTTAGTAAAGAGATAGCCGACACtcctacaaaaaaaatatttgaaaaatgataagcaaatgaaaagtgaaaagaaaactcaATCTTGAAATAGCAAACACGGTTCAAATAGAGGAAAACATTCCGAAGGACAAGAGGGATAAAACAACGGAGGGCAAAAGAAAGGATGGTGAGATACATCGAACCAAAATCGCCCGAGGATAATGGTACAAAATGTCAGCGGCTAAGCAAACCCGACCAGAAAAGGACAGGGAAAGGCTAGAGTTTTGTACGACCTTtccaacacacgcacatactgAACACATCGTCAGCTGTGAACGTTTTTGCCCACCGCCGAacgcacaccagaggcacaaCGAACAACGGCTGCACTGGAAAGCTTACACAACACAGCTGTGGAGTGTCGGACGTCGAAAGCACGAAAAGGTGTAAGCTTCTCTCCTTTCCTTCCACTACTGCTCTTGCAGCTCCACGGGAAAAAGGACACAGCGGGAAGGTAAGACGGGGAAAAGACACGGACGACTACGGGCCACGCGCAGACACACCGTCGCATTTCCCGCCAGGAGCTCGCGCTCGGAAGGAGCGTGTTTTCAGTCGGCTCGTAGGAAGCGTCGCGTGCAGGCGTGCTGCGCCGTACAACAGCGAGAAATATTCTCCCAGAGTCGGGTTTCGTGCTCGGTTTTTCGTGTGCAGTCCGTGGTGCACGTTCGTGCGCCGACCATTCCGACGCAACAGCGACCACGTGCGGGTGCGTTCGTTTGCTGGGTGGAAAGTACATTGTTTACACGCGTGGATGTGCAGCAACAGTGTATATGGTTGCTGAGATGGTGCAGAAGAGTTTTGTGTTGCAAGTTTTAGTGATTTTGTGAATCTAATACCAAAGCAAAAGGCCTTTTTCGTTGCGacaaaaataacaatcaatCGCGTATGTAAtgacaaatttaataaaagcGTTGGTGAGACCCCAATTTTAATACTTTATTCAGGAAGCCCGTGTGTCGTGATTGGGGGTTATGGTGGTTAAAGATAAGAAAAACAAGATGTGCACGATGGGACAAGCCCTGGAAGGTTTGTTGTGGTGCTAGCGATTGCCATCCCAACGGGGATTGAGTAGCAATGGTTCGTTGCAATTGGACAATGTAACACTACGTCATCCAACAGAggaaaaaacccacacacacacacacgcgagctGGCCGTCCCTTTGGAGTAGAAGAAGCGACACGCCAACGTTGATGATACTACCGTGAGCCTTTTCTCGTGGGTATACTTGACCTTCCCCAGGACCCTGGACGGAGCACGGCGGCCCGATGCAAGAACCGAACCGAGCTTTGCGTCAATTGCCGGTAAACTGGTGGTgctgacaaacacacacacagacacaaatgCCGATGGATGACAATTCCATTCCATTAGAGGAAGTCATTGATttgagcttctttttttttc encodes:
- the LOC121592042 gene encoding probable beta-hexosaminidase fdl isoform X1 → MLLSHDYNSRRSSIASTQSRNIRVTVLKNMFKKIALTRSALKKAIVVVSVCALASFLLLLYWNDSSESTKPSSTMAMGIYNTHIVDGSLDGGPMSAGDSVRDSAIPVNPIERLWTYRCVNNRCVRHHFVDGVEEDFDTNNAHQQPQQHGGQAPAGAGSANTGSSSSPGKRIPYLTCTMTCGPINIWPQPTGATTIGSKTSRFRLSDMHVKIVTKFEPVDKLLHDAYDVLRAEVRAAMVTHGATLEEIEGAVPAASVPAGVQQLPRAEERSLATEVNDAATVGRSAGGSETSGVGKIHFFKLVSDKRYDVDAFEVNVHVEKSGDTHLTLHTDESYNMTVTHSARVLIVKITANTFFGAKHGLTTLQQLIWFDDEERTLKVLNKASIEDVPKFNYRGLMLDTSRHYFTVDAIKRTIIGMSHSKLNRFHWHITDSQSFPFVSRHYPQLARYGAYSEREVYTTDDVRELTAFAKVRGIQIIPEIDAPAHAGNGWDWGPKHGLGELSLCINQQPWSNYCGEPPCGQLNPKNNNTYLILQKLYEELLEIVGPLDYFHIGGDEVNLECWQQHFNDSDMRTLWCDFMLQAYHRLQLASGQNATAPRLVGVWSSGLTSAPCLSKNTFAVQVWGGSKWPENFQLINSGYSLVISHVDAWYLDCGFGSWRSTGDGACSPYRNWQTVYKHRPWEEMKLTTLQMRQILGGEACMWTEQVDESILDARLWPRASALAERLWTDPTEERYSESVPLEVYNRMSVFRNHLLELGLRAEPIFPKYCAQNQDECV
- the LOC121592042 gene encoding probable beta-hexosaminidase fdl isoform X2, yielding MFKKIALTRSALKKAIVVVSVCALASFLLLLYWNDSSESTKPSSTMAMGIYNTHIVDGSLDGGPMSAGDSVRDSAIPVNPIERLWTYRCVNNRCVRHHFVDGVEEDFDTNNAHQQPQQHGGQAPAGAGSANTGSSSSPGKRIPYLTCTMTCGPINIWPQPTGATTIGSKTSRFRLSDMHVKIVTKFEPVDKLLHDAYDVLRAEVRAAMVTHGATLEEIEGAVPAASVPAGVQQLPRAEERSLATEVNDAATVGRSAGGSETSGVGKIHFFKLVSDKRYDVDAFEVNVHVEKSGDTHLTLHTDESYNMTVTHSARVLIVKITANTFFGAKHGLTTLQQLIWFDDEERTLKVLNKASIEDVPKFNYRGLMLDTSRHYFTVDAIKRTIIGMSHSKLNRFHWHITDSQSFPFVSRHYPQLARYGAYSEREVYTTDDVRELTAFAKVRGIQIIPEIDAPAHAGNGWDWGPKHGLGELSLCINQQPWSNYCGEPPCGQLNPKNNNTYLILQKLYEELLEIVGPLDYFHIGGDEVNLECWQQHFNDSDMRTLWCDFMLQAYHRLQLASGQNATAPRLVGVWSSGLTSAPCLSKNTFAVQVWGGSKWPENFQLINSGYSLVISHVDAWYLDCGFGSWRSTGDGACSPYRNWQTVYKHRPWEEMKLTTLQMRQILGGEACMWTEQVDESILDARLWPRASALAERLWTDPTEERYSESVPLEVYNRMSVFRNHLLELGLRAEPIFPKYCAQNQDECV